The genomic window GAAGAAGGTTTGGCGCAAGAGGAACCGCTCGCCGCTTTCTTGAAACAGGTGATGGGCGAATGAAAAATCCCACGCAAAAAGAAACCTCGCCCTGGGTTGACACCGACGCCGGGTTGGTGAGCGCGAAAATCTTCGTCGACGAGGAGATCTACCGCCTCGAGCAAGAGCGGATCTATAGCCGCTCCTGGCTCTTTCTGGCGCACGATTCGGAGATTCCCGAGCCGGGCGACTTCGTCACCCGCTGGATGGGCGAGGACCCGGTGATCGTGTGGCGGGGACAGGACCGAAAGGCGCGGGTTTTTCTCAACGTCTGCCGCCACCGCGGCCGCCGGGTGTGCGCGGAGGACGTGGGCAAGGCGGCGCAGATGCGCTGCCCCTATCACGGCTGGACCTACAGCAACATGGGGAAGCTCGCCGCGGTGCCGTTTTTTGAGGGATATCAGGGGAGGCTGGAGAAAGAGAGTCTGGGGCTATGCGAGGCGAAGGTGGAGAGTTACCGGGGGCTGATATTCGGGAGCTGGGATGAGAAGGCGGAGGGGCTTGAGGAATATTTAGGCGAGATGAGATGGGTGTTGGATTTGATGTTCGGGCGGAGCGATGGGGCTGAGGTTGTGGGCGGGCCGATGCGGTGGACGACGGACGCCAACTGGAAACTCGCCGCCGCCAACTTCGCCGGCGACGGCACTCATATATTTACGACGCACGGTTTCCGCACAGCTTTAGGAATCGAAACCATCGGCGGAAAAAGAGACAGCTACACCTTCCCGACGCCCGGCGGCCACGCGGCTGCGATCACATCGTGGCCCTACGAAACCAAATACCAATCTTATCTCGGGTTGCCCCAATCGCTTTGGCCCGAGCTTGAGCGTCAATTGAGCCCCGAACAGTTCAAGTTGATGGAAAGCCTCCAGGTGATCGTGGGAAATTTCTTTCCCAACCTGAGTTTTCTCAACACGTCGTCCCATTTGCCGGAAGAATTGGCCGGTTCCGACGAAGCAACGGCCTCTTTTCTCACGCTGCGCCAGTGGCAGCCAAAGGGGCCGCAGAAGATGGAAGTCTGGTCGTGGTGCTTCGTCGACAAAAATGCTCCCGCGTGGTGGAAAGAAGCGTCGAGGCAGTGCTATCTGAGAAGCTTCGGCATGGCGGGGATGTTCGAGCAAGACGACATGGAGAATTGGGGCGAGATCACCCAAGCGCTCCGCGGCTCGATGGCGCGCCGTCTGGACCTCCAGTACAAGATGGGTCTGGAGGCGACGCCGGCTCCGGCATGGCCCGGACCCGGCACCGCTTATCTCCAGCGCCCGACTTTTCTCGAGGTGAACGAGCGCCATTTCTACCGGCGCTGGCAGGAGCTGATACAAAGCGAGGCGTGAGGCAGAAAGCCGCTCATTTGGTGTATCAAAACTTCGTGGAATAATTGCTGCATCGTTCGGGCGAAAAATCTCCCCTTCCCCTCTTTTTCAAAGAGGGGTTAGGGAGTAACGGAGAAAAATTCCCCCTTTGAAAAGGGGGATCAAGAGGGAATTAGGTGTGAGTCAGCCGTTATCGTATACTGCAATTCTTAAGCGAACTTTAATTCCAGGACACTAGCGGGAGAGAGATGAACGCGCGCAAAAAAAATCTCGCCTCTACGGATCCGCTCTACGCCGAAGCTCTCGATTTTCTTTACGACGAAGCCGAGCTGCTCGATGCGGGGCGCTTCACCGAATGGCTCGAGCTCATGACGGAGGATCTGACCTATCGCATGCCCGCGCGCCAAAACCGCTCGCGCAAGGCCAAGGCGGATACGACCGAGACCGAGATTTTCTCCGACAATATCGCCTCGCTCCGGTTGCGCGTCAACCGCCTCGGCACCGACTTCGCTTGGGCGGAAAGCCCGCCCTCGCGCACGCGCCATCACGTGACCAACGTCCGGGTGCGCGCGACGCCGAACCCCGACGAGCTTGAAGTCTCGAGCTACGTTATGGTCTTTCGCGATCGCCCCACCCCGTCGGCCCCCTCGTCCTATTCAGGCGAGCGGCAGGATCTTTTGCGCAAAGTGGACGGACGTTGGCGCCTGGCGCGAAGGACCATCTTGCTGGATCAGGCAGTATTGACTACGAGGAACCTCAGCATCTTTTTCTGACGACACGTCTCGAACGCTTCGAAAAACTTTTACGGAGGGATCCGTGCCCTACAAAGATTTTCGCGATTATCTCGCCAGGCTGGAAGAGATCGGCGATCTGAAACACGTCACCGCTCCCGTCGATTGGGATGAAGAGCTGGGCGTCGTCGCCTTCGAGGGACTCGTGCGCCGCAGTCCCGCGCTCATCTTCGAGAAGATCAAAGACCATGAGACCACGCGGGGAAAGAGATTGGCCGTAAACTTCATCGAGAGCGCCGCCCGGGGGAAAGTCGCCCTCGGCCTGTCGCCCAACGCGCCTCAAGACGAGGTGATTCAAACGGTCCGGCGGCGTTTGCGGCACCCCCTGAAACCGGTGATGGTCTCGGGAGGCGCCTGCAAAGAGGTGGTGCTGACCGGCGACGACGTCGATCTCTACCAGTTCCCGACGCCGAAGATCCATCCGCGCGACGGCGGCCGCTATGTCATGACCTGGTCGAACGTCATCACGCGCGATCCCGAGTCGGGCTGGATCAACGTCGGCACTTACCGCGGCATGATCCAGGATCGCAACACGATCGGCATGCTGATCGAAGTGCACCACCACGGAGCGGTCCACATGCGCCGCTGGCGCGACGCGGGACACCGGCGCATGCCGATGGCCGTGGCTATCGGCGTCGATCCGCTCTGCCTCATCTGCTCCGCGGTCAACTTCCCCTCGGGCGTCTACGAATACGAAATGGTCGGCGCGCTGCGCGAGGCGCCGCTGGAATTGACCCGGTGCGAGACGATCGACCTGGCCGTTCCGGCCGAGGCCGAGATCGTTCTCGAAGGAGAATTGACGGTCGATCCCGAAGATTTTCGCCCGGAAGGTCCGTTCGGCGAGGCCACGGGACACTACGTCACGTTGAAGGACGAGCGCCGGCCGGTGTTCCACGTCAAGTGCATCACGCACCGGCGCGATCCCATCCACACGACCCGCTACGTCGGCGCCATCTCGCCCGCGCTGACGACGGAATCGAACGCCGCGATCGGCCCGATTCGCGCGGCGGTGACGTGGAATCAGTTGGAGGACCGCGGCGTGGAAGGCATCAAGGGGCTCCGCTCCGTCGGCGGCGGCGGCAGCACGGTCACCGTGATCTCGATCAAGCAATCTTACTATGGACAGGCCAAACAAACAGCCGCCGCTCTCTGGGGCATTGGCGGCGGCGGAAAGATGACGGTCGTCGTGGACGACGACGTCGACATCAGCGACCTGAACAAGATCATGATCGCCATCGCCAACCGGGTGAGACCGGCGGAAGATGTGCAAATCATGCGCGGCTTCTCCGGCGGCGAGCTCGACCCTTCGAACCATCCGGACGTTCTCGCCAGGACCGGCGGCGTCGGCAACACCGACAAGATTTTGATCGACGCCACCTGGCCGATGGACTGGGACCCCAGGCCCGAGTGGGGCGGCCTCAGGCATCCTCCCTCCTGCCTCCCCGAAGAACCCGCGCGGGCTCAGGTGAAAAAGCGATGGAAGGAGCTGGGGATCGATTAAGAAATTTTAGATTTTCGATTGCCGATCCTTCGGCCTTGCTCGGGCCAGGTTTTAGATTACGGGAAAAATCTGATGCACAACACATTGCGGAAACGATTCTTGAATTCTTGCTCCGACAATCTAAAATCGAAAACCTGTGGTGAGCCATGTCGAACCATCGAAAATCTAAAATGGGGTGGCATCGTCGCCCTCGCTCTCGCATTCACAATGTGCGGGGCTGTGGCCACGGCGCAGCAGACAGGGAAAGTTTCCCGCATCGGTTTCCTCGATCCAAGCACTGCTTCCGGTAGCCCGGTTCTCTTGGAGGCGTTCCGGCAAGAGTTGCGTCAGCTTGGGTGGGTCGAGGGAAAAAATATCACCATTGAGTATCGGTTTGCCGAGCAAAAGTCTGAGCGCCTGCCTGAGCTTGCGGCGGACCTGGTTCGTCTAAAGGTTGATCTGATCGTGGTCGTAGCGACGCCATCGGCGTTAGCGGCCAAGAGCGCCACCACGACCATCCCCATCGTGATGACGAATGTTGCCGATCCTGTGGGTGCAGGTCTGATTGCCAGTCTGGCGCGGCCGGGAGGCAATGTCACCGGTTTCGCGAGTTTATCGCCCGAGCTAAACACAAAAAGGTTGGAGATACTCAAGGACGCAGTCTCCAAGCTCGCTCGAGTTGGACTTTTACGGTTGCCGGACACCACGATATCACAAGACCTCCAACTGAAGGAGCTCAGGCCTGCGGCTCTGGCACTGAAGCTAAAAACCGGCTGATTTGCCGGTGCAGCAGGCAACGAAGTTTGAATTCATCATTAACCTGAAGGCGGCAAAACAAATCGGTCTGACAATTCCGGTCGGCGTGCTGGAGCGGGCCAATAAAGTCATCAAGTGAACCCATTTGGGATTTTGAATTTGCGGTTCTAACTTTTTTGGATTCATCCCTCTCCCGCTGGGAGAGGGTTAGGGTGAGGGCTGTTTCACTAGAGCACTGAACCCTCACCTC from Candidatus Binatia bacterium includes these protein-coding regions:
- a CDS encoding aromatic-ring-hydroxylating dioxygenase subunit beta → MNARKKNLASTDPLYAEALDFLYDEAELLDAGRFTEWLELMTEDLTYRMPARQNRSRKAKADTTETEIFSDNIASLRLRVNRLGTDFAWAESPPSRTRHHVTNVRVRATPNPDELEVSSYVMVFRDRPTPSAPSSYSGERQDLLRKVDGRWRLARRTILLDQAVLTTRNLSIFF
- a CDS encoding UbiD family decarboxylase, coding for MPYKDFRDYLARLEEIGDLKHVTAPVDWDEELGVVAFEGLVRRSPALIFEKIKDHETTRGKRLAVNFIESAARGKVALGLSPNAPQDEVIQTVRRRLRHPLKPVMVSGGACKEVVLTGDDVDLYQFPTPKIHPRDGGRYVMTWSNVITRDPESGWINVGTYRGMIQDRNTIGMLIEVHHHGAVHMRRWRDAGHRRMPMAVAIGVDPLCLICSAVNFPSGVYEYEMVGALREAPLELTRCETIDLAVPAEAEIVLEGELTVDPEDFRPEGPFGEATGHYVTLKDERRPVFHVKCITHRRDPIHTTRYVGAISPALTTESNAAIGPIRAAVTWNQLEDRGVEGIKGLRSVGGGGSTVTVISIKQSYYGQAKQTAAALWGIGGGGKMTVVVDDDVDISDLNKIMIAIANRVRPAEDVQIMRGFSGGELDPSNHPDVLARTGGVGNTDKILIDATWPMDWDPRPEWGGLRHPPSCLPEEPARAQVKKRWKELGID
- a CDS encoding Rieske 2Fe-2S domain-containing protein — encoded protein: MKNPTQKETSPWVDTDAGLVSAKIFVDEEIYRLEQERIYSRSWLFLAHDSEIPEPGDFVTRWMGEDPVIVWRGQDRKARVFLNVCRHRGRRVCAEDVGKAAQMRCPYHGWTYSNMGKLAAVPFFEGYQGRLEKESLGLCEAKVESYRGLIFGSWDEKAEGLEEYLGEMRWVLDLMFGRSDGAEVVGGPMRWTTDANWKLAAANFAGDGTHIFTTHGFRTALGIETIGGKRDSYTFPTPGGHAAAITSWPYETKYQSYLGLPQSLWPELERQLSPEQFKLMESLQVIVGNFFPNLSFLNTSSHLPEELAGSDEATASFLTLRQWQPKGPQKMEVWSWCFVDKNAPAWWKEASRQCYLRSFGMAGMFEQDDMENWGEITQALRGSMARRLDLQYKMGLEATPAPAWPGPGTAYLQRPTFLEVNERHFYRRWQELIQSEA
- a CDS encoding ABC transporter substrate-binding protein produces the protein MHNTLRKRFLNSCSDNLKSKTCGEPCRTIENLKWGGIVALALAFTMCGAVATAQQTGKVSRIGFLDPSTASGSPVLLEAFRQELRQLGWVEGKNITIEYRFAEQKSERLPELAADLVRLKVDLIVVVATPSALAAKSATTTIPIVMTNVADPVGAGLIASLARPGGNVTGFASLSPELNTKRLEILKDAVSKLARVGLLRLPDTTISQDLQLKELRPAALALKLKTG